Proteins from a genomic interval of Streptomyces fodineus:
- the hemC gene encoding hydroxymethylbilane synthase, translating into MRMPVPELIRIVSRDSPMALAQVERVRAELAVLHPGVRTEVVPVKTTGDKWLGDLSKVEGKGAFTKEVDAALLAGEADLAVHCVKDVPADRPLPAGTVFAAFLKRDDIRDALIHPGGLTLDELPAGTRIGTSSVRRVAQLAATHPHLECVPFRGNANRRLEKLAAGDADALLLAASGLERIGRTDVISEVLSAETMMPPIGAGILALQCREDDADLIDAVSGLGDPDTHREATAERMFLHVLQGHCNSPIAGYARVDRGGELSLRACVFTPDGKTRLNAHEWAGRLDPATLGTSVAVALLRQGAREIIDGIPH; encoded by the coding sequence GTGCGCATGCCGGTTCCCGAACTGATCCGTATCGTCTCCCGCGACTCCCCCATGGCACTGGCCCAAGTCGAGCGGGTTCGCGCCGAGTTGGCCGTACTGCACCCGGGTGTGCGCACCGAGGTGGTTCCGGTGAAGACCACCGGCGACAAGTGGCTCGGCGATCTGTCCAAGGTCGAGGGCAAGGGGGCGTTCACCAAGGAGGTCGACGCGGCCCTGCTGGCCGGCGAGGCCGATCTCGCGGTGCACTGTGTCAAGGACGTGCCCGCCGACCGGCCGCTGCCCGCCGGCACGGTGTTCGCCGCGTTCCTGAAGCGGGACGACATCCGGGACGCGCTGATCCACCCGGGCGGGCTCACCCTGGACGAGCTGCCGGCCGGCACCCGGATCGGCACCTCCTCGGTGCGCCGGGTGGCCCAACTGGCGGCCACCCACCCGCATCTGGAGTGCGTGCCGTTCCGCGGCAACGCCAACCGCCGGCTGGAGAAGCTGGCCGCCGGGGACGCGGACGCGCTGCTGCTGGCGGCGTCCGGTCTGGAGCGGATCGGCCGGACGGACGTGATCAGCGAGGTGCTGTCGGCGGAGACGATGATGCCGCCGATCGGCGCGGGCATCCTCGCGCTGCAGTGCCGTGAGGACGACGCCGACCTGATCGACGCCGTCAGCGGGCTCGGCGACCCGGACACGCACCGCGAGGCGACGGCCGAGCGGATGTTCCTGCATGTGCTGCAGGGCCACTGCAACAGCCCGATCGCCGGCTACGCGCGCGTGGACCGCGGCGGGGAACTGTCCCTGCGGGCCTGCGTGTTCACCCCCGACGGCAAGACCCGGCTGAACGCCCACGAGTGGGCGGGCCGGCTGGATCCGGCCACCCTCGGCACCTCGGTCGCGGTGGCGCTGCTGCGGCAGGGCGCGCGGGAGATCATCGACGGCATTCCGCACTGA